TTGGCCAATATTTGTTTAGGTGAATAAAAACTTTTGAAATTAAGGGTCGGCCAATGGGGTTTAAAGTATATGTTGTAACATTGCTGAGGTGGTGCTATGATTATAAAACAGGTTCTATTCCATTCCATGTTTCAGTCTGCCAAATCAAATGAAGCAAACCAGCTTCGTAATGCTCAAAAAGTGCTAACTGCTCTTTTCTATATCAAATGTTCTCTTATTAACGAGATCCTTCTCTGCTTTGCTCGCCTCTTCTCATCTGAAACTCAAACCAACCATTGCTTCATTTCAAGACCGAAAAATGCATAACACAATACAACTCGAAAGGTTCCAGGAAAGGGGCTATTATAGCAAAATACTAACAACGAGGGTAAGAACAATAAATACAGTTTCAAATACCCAATTCCTACCATGCATTTTCAGTTAACAAGTTCAAACTGAACATCTTGACCAGGTGTACAGAGAGCAacaagatattttctttttcttttttcccttctaTGGAGACAACATGGAGCTAAGGAGCCTCATCATCATTCTCAGCTGTTCCGCCTTTGAGATGCAAGTGCTTTTCCCTCTTCTGAAAGTCTGTCAAGCCCTTCCCACTCCCAGTCACCCCAACCTTCCCGAAAGGATCGTCAGGAGACTTGAAGATGCTCTCTCGCTTGCGTCCAGAAAAGAAACCAATCTGAAAATTAATGTAACAAGTTACGGCTCTAGCTGGGATGATATGTGAATCAGCAGTAAGAACAGACAAGGCCGTGTAAATACCAAATCAATTCTTAGAAGAAGCTAGGTTGAAAATTGTCCACCGTGAGGTAGAAGTCCCTTTTTAATAGGtgcatttattttttctgtttctttgtaGTTACAATTGGTGATGGTAGAATGTTCAAAATCAATGGGCCTTGTTCCGAAAAAGGAACCCCACGCTTGAATTGCTCTGtttattttaaacataaaCTAAGACAagcaaaaaaatcaaatggtCACAAGCAAAGTATGAAGTTCCTAGTACAATAACAAATCATGACCTCAGATTGCaactccattaaaaaaaaaaaaaaacaaagtttaacTGTGATTAAGCATAATAATCAACCTTCAAACCGTTTTTTATTTACACTTTTTTCCTCTCCTGCAACTTCTTGTTATGTACTATCATAATGATCATCATACAACTTTCTAATTCTAGAGCTTGTACAGCTAGTTTGGATAGATACCAAAATAGAACTAGGCTGGGAAGTGTCCAgctaagaaattaaagaaaacgctaacttttatttttctttgaaacctGACCAAGTATAACGCAGAGTTTCATTAATGGGAGAGAAGTTTAAAACCAAGAGATAGCAGTGAGATTTGTCTACTCTCTAATGCCTCTGTGATGAGGTAAACTTATGGCACTTCATGGCCGCCTCACCATCACCTTTGAAAACACTGTTTTAGACAACCActccaaaagaagaaaatgctGCCGAACTAGTAATGTGtgtaaacaaattaaactGGCCAATATTGTTGTCCCTTGAAAAAGACCAATCAAAGCAAAAGTGCAAGCACACAGAAATTCAAAAATGTCAAGCAAACATACCTTCTTAGTCTTGCCTTTGGTTGTTTGGAACTGTTGCCAAGCATTTTGACGTTTATTTTGCGTAACTTCTAGTTGCTCCATCCTCATCTTCGACTTAAAAGAATGTATCTTTTTTCGTTTGGTAGCTTTCTGTAGATTTTGAAGTTGGCAAGAATCAGTCCCCAAAAAACTAGTCCTTAGAGCGCAATGTAAAAACATTGAACCATAACTAGTGgggtaaaaaacaaaaatagaagaCTATAAAACAATTATGATTGCTACCAAGCACGTTCCAACAAGTTGGATCGCTTATTCTACCAAACAACCAAATCTCTAAAGTAAACCAACTTTATGTAATCTTGactgaataataaaataaatatacttTATTAATTAAGTTCTATATTTACTAAAAAATATACTTATAAAAACTGTCAGTTTATTTCAGAAAGCACTGAATTTAGGTCATGCAAATTATTCTTATTACAAACTTCATTCACTCTTTCAGAATTAACAGCATTCACAGAGTATTACACTTATCATTTGACTATTACCATTGCTACAAAAATCAGTTTTATATTTAAGCCATTGCTGCTATTATGTTTTACCTACTTTGAACAACGTGACAAACTACAATACTTGATTAGGATCCATAACACTGATAAAAATGAGTCATTGAAGACTAAATTTAGGACAAACATTTTTGTCTTGTGAATCTTCTACCACACGCACAATTTTGGGACAGGACAAAGAATGATAAAATAGATAAAGATAGATAAAATACCACATCCTCAGGATCATCAGGTTCTATGCGAAGTTTTGCTGGTAAGCTTCGTGATTGGAAGTCAATAGATGCAGCTTGTGCAATCTTCCTTTTAATTGCTTGTTTTGTGGCCTCAGCAACCCTTTCAGCTTCCAGCAATGCATTGACAGCCCCTTCTTGAATTGGCCTTACATTGGCTGGATCCACCTGGGTTAAAAATTACCAGTGGCATACCACAATTACatttaaacagaaaaatagaTGAACCAAAACACatgtaaaaaaagaagaagaataaaatgttgaaaatatgCAATATAAAAAAGGAATTGCTAACTTGCACATTAAGTTTTAAGTCTAGAATAGGAAAAAGACTATGTTGTCACTTCAAAGTCATCATTACAAATATTGAACAATAGGTGAGATGGCGTTCAATATGGAAATACAATAATTTAATCATTACAACTCACTCATTTCTTACTTGACATTTAATTTATATCAATCAGAGAAAAATTCTATGGAAATACAATATCCACTTAAGGCATAGGactaatatattttcaataaataaaaattctatgTAACGCATATCCTAAAACCAGAATTTAAAGACAACCACCTAACAATTCAACCATAGGAAAACTACAAAAAGTTGTTCTATATACCCGAAAACCAAAGTAGCACACAACTGCTAGTTGCATCCATTCATGGGTATCTAACATTCCCTCTAAGTTTGTGGCATTTGAATGGTTGAACCCAGATTCTTATGTTTTTCCCTCTGTGTCAATGCATCTATTCTTATTTTCAAATACTTCATCTTCTAAACTTTTAATGTTTGCACTTCAAATTGCAAGAGTCTTCAACCAAGACGACATTCATTTCCTTTCAATGGGAAGACACGTGAAGCTTCAAGTGAGGATGTTTgcatttaagaaaaatctgaaCATCCTATTTCCAGCCCACTTTCAATGATAACTGTCCATTTTTAAGCCTCTCCTTAAGCATTACAAAAAAATCAGCCAAATAACAATCATTCAGCCATTTGTCAGCAACATtaccatttcattttcatttgaaaaacTGTGTTTGTCTGTACAGCTTATATGACCAAACAGTTTCTAATCTGGCCTTTCTCtcgttcttttttttttttttcacaagaATGACCCCTAAAGATGACATAAAATGTAGACAGTTGTGATAATCAAACTGAATTGTGAGGTAGGCCTAGGGAGGTGCTAACATTCtattttaaaagcaaacaTCCTCACTTGAAAATTCTCCACGAAGAAATTATTAATGCATGGTCAAGAAATTGGCCACAAATCAGTGGCCAAAAGGTGGTCCACTGCCCACATCAATGAAGGTTAGAGTGATGCACAATCACAAATATTTTGCAATAATCCACtacaaacaaatacaaaatcttAATCCTGATAACTCCATGGTGGCAGAGTTAAATGATGGGTTGTGCATCTGTATtgggtgaaaaaaaatatacatgtaCAATATGGTTCATACATAGTatacaataaaattaaaaaattaaaaatgcaaAATAGGCACTTGCCTATTTGTGGGACACAATACACTTTTGGTCATTATCCTGGGTTTCAGTTTCCTCCGAGTTTACCCCTcccacttctccctctcacaCAACACACAATAATTGTTCTCATTCCAAACGAAGTACTCGTGGATAACTTTTGGAACAAGAATTTCCCGActgatatatgtatatcaaaATTTGGAAGCAAGATTTATAACATGACCAGGAGATAGAAGGATGACTTATTGAATTAAAAGCATAATTATTCAAGTTATCTGAGACATCATACCTCTTCTCTATTCCCCCAGCCCTCATAAGTAACAAAATACCCATTTGGAGTGAGAGACTCGATTGTAGCATCATACCTGAACATTCAACTAATCAAGCacagacaaaaagaaaagaaaaggtaaagAAAATGTAGAAACTTGTAAACATAAATTTATTGAAATTCAGATCTCTGTTTATTATCGCATACCACTCCCCATCTTCACTCCAAACAGCTTGAACTTTTGTACCAGGAGGAAACTTGTCATGATAGTCCGAAATGCTCCCTGAATCCTAGATGAAAAAAGAACGCAACGTGACCACAACAGGACAAGAGAGAGATTCAACATCAGAGACATTCATAACAGTAATATCAGCTTTTTTCGGTCAAcggaaaaattcaaaagaaaaggggaaatacaaaaggaaaagaccaaaaaaagcACTAAACACTAGGAAGCTGCACTAACAGTAATATCAGGTTAATACCATGCATTACCATATTTAAAGTAGTCACTAAGGCTCAATAAATGTTggaacaaaattcaaattctgaACCAATTATGATTTTGAATTCTGCAGAAGTTTTTATACAGAATCCTGGACCAGAACCCTATGAGAAACAAAACTCTTCACATGTAAATCATGCCCTAGCCACAACAAAGGCACATTTCACACACTACCACATAccacataaaaaaattgtgggCGTAACTTTATCAAAACATAAAGCATATTTTCCCCATAAACCTAACAAAtgtcacacacaaaaaaacacaaaaataagaaacaaactTATGTGAGGATGCCAATTTACATTTTCATTCCTCTGAGTCTGGGGTAAACTAGGAGATGCACTATCACTTGTCCCAAAATCTATTCCAGAACTCTGATTTTGCTTTGCAGTTGCAAGTAGTTCTTCTGTCAGAGCAATTACCTGCAGTAACATAGATTTAGCCCAAGCCTAAATTTGAACACAATATGTACAAATATTTGTTATCATCACAAACAGCAAACTATTGTCAGAATGCAAACATAGAATGTCAGTGTGAAAATCTGAAATCAGGTGAAAGAGAAAGTGAAAGCTGACCATCACCACAAATAGCAGACCTGCAAAGGAACCAAGATAGAAGTGACATGCATCTTGATGAAGCTCTAaggatctttttttttcccctctaaTTCTCCAGAGTTCCAATTTCTGGAGTGTATGAACTTTATTTAACATAAAAACCATCCTCACCTTATTCAACCCTGTTATGAAAACAAACCTCCACAGGTGCCATAGCAGTTAATTGATGTTGCTAGTTTGAGCAACATGTTGATTCCTTCaaaagaaaggaggaagaaataaaagaagaatgatAATTGCATTGAAAACCTAGACATCCATATAATAGTAACTGTACTTGGTTGTCATCCCTAAGGGCCAGAGAAGATGTTTACTCTGTTTCCACAAAGAAACACTAAAATAGAGACCTATACACTACAAACTCAAATAAATCAGTGTGCCACAAATGTAGGAATGGGCCaaattatttgataaaatgtaCAAGCAATATCTACAAAcagaatataaaatataaacaaaaaatacctCATTGAGCTCTCTTTCCATGTCAGCATACTCAGAGTTTACAGGATCATCAGCTAAAAGCTCCTTTACCTGATCCAAAGGATGGGAAAAGtcattaccaaaaaaaaataataataataaaataaaatttacaaGAGAATACATAGAACGATTTACCATGCAACCTACAGTATATAAGGGACATACAAGAACAACACAATGCAACCAAACTGAAATGATCTAATTATTGTAGtcttaatatataataaaaccGGATCCAAGTTTCCAGTATAAGAATATTTTCTCCAGAGAGTCATTCACTTAGGAAAATCTCCAAACAAGAATTATGCACAGAGGTGGCATGGACATCATCAAATACCTCAACTCTCCATTTAATCATCCTAGTAAGAATCTGACCACTGGGCAGAGGAAAACAACTAAAAGCCCAGACTACTGTTTATAAACTCCAAGCTTGCCCTTGATGTAAAACACAACACTAAAAGAatcaaagtacaataatacaTATGTCTATATATGGAGTAAAGAGGAGGTATTGAGTTTGTGTCCTACACTTTTTGTCCAGATGAACAATAAGTTCATTGGCCCGTAAGGCTTCATATACTTTTGCTTATATATTACAAAACCGTCTTATGTATCagcaaattttgaaattataagATAGtcattcttcaaagctttttattttaaatttcagtatttcaatttaaaatagaCCATCCAATTTGGTAGTTTTCAAATCAAGATTCTTGCAAAGTAATTTTTACCACTCCTAACTCTCCCTATGACAgacaaaattcataattttgctttctcaaGGATAGGACTTGAAGACATGAGTTTAGTGTATAAGCTAATCTCATGTCTATTAAATACTTAAAAGCTGACTTGCCAAATCATTGACTCACCTTCCCAAGAAAGGACATAAACCTTCTTACACGAGGTTAAGCGGCAAAGGCAGAACCTCGCCACATGAGTAATAAATGTTTTTCCCACAACTTAAAATCATCAAACAAGCAGAACATATTTTCCAGTATAATTTAGTAACTTAAATAGGAAATAAGCAAAGTCTACTAGGTTTAAAAAGGGATATGGCCACCTCAGAGCCAAATAGCCCCATACACATACGTATATGTACATTACTGCTGGGATTACGAACATATATATTAATGGGCTAAGAACCTGGTGGACCTCCACTTGGGTCGACTAAGTTTGCCCTTTACAACTGTTTGAATAGGTTAGGCTTCTTTGATAGGCAGGAATGAAATGAATTTAGTCTTTTTCCTTTACTTTACTTAGTTTCCTTTTCTGagtttttccttccttcttctaCATTTAGGGTTCTATCAATTACAGGAATCTCAATTTCCGAGGTAGAAGATCACCACGGCGCATTGACTATGTTGCTGAAATCATCAACCGCACGCATACtaactaaattttaaaatatctaTTTTGAGAAAAGGGTTTCTTTCAGGTACACAGTGAGTGCAAAAACCCTAGTTAGAATTCAACTAAACCCTAATCATAACATATCGATTGTAACGTTGAAAATTAAATGGCaataagaacaagaacaaataaattaacgaagaagaagaagaacaaagtagAGTGGGGACCTGGTGAAGCTGATCTTTGTATGTTGAAAGATTGGAGGCCAGTTCTTCTATGCTTAGctcttctcctccttctccttccatgtttttttattttttggtttgtttatctTCTATAATTCTCAGAGATAGTTTATTGATTCCGAGCGATTTTTGCAAAAGCAGGAAGAAGGAAACAAAGATTGAAttggagaggagagaagagaaggaacCTAAACACTTCGAATCATAAGATTAGAAAAACGCAAGTAGAAAGGAGACTCAACCAGTGGACTCTCCTTGTGTCCGAATTGTTTCCTCCTGGGCTGGGTCTAAAATTTGGCCCatacattttgtttttaggtTTTCTTTCGTCTTTCTAAtctcaaataataaataaatagaccCAATAACCAATAACAATAGTCACGATGATAATCAAATGACTGATTGACTTTTGaattagtaattttttttgcaagaaTGATATTTGAAAGataacttttaaaataaatcattctACCTATGAGATTACATTATGAAATTGGCTCAAATGAGTGATtagtgtttttaatttttaatttttaattttttagtcaAATAATAGTGTTTTATGAACTTATGAAATGATTAGCGTTTTATCCTTATCCAAATGACAGCTCGCCCTCTGCTACTATTTTGAGTAATATTTTGGAGCTATATAGACTAGTAACCTGTCAAATTGACTAAACCAGATGATCCGAACCGTAATGACTAATTTGGTTTATTttgaccaacaaaaaaagtcaaataatTTAACATTTGAATGGCTTTGTTTGGTTAAATTTTGAGCTTTTGTAAATTGGGCTAAACTAAATTGGACCGTttacttgtatatatatattttaaacttttacaTGTGTAGTACTCTCGTTGGATGATAACTAGATAAAGatgttgaatttgaagtttgattGAACTTTTAAGCtattaatatttgaattgtgACTATATCAGTTTATTGAACTTTGAAGCTTTATAGCATGTTGAATTTTAGGATGGTTTTATAtgctagaaaaagaaaaaatatgtagcatattatgaattttgttttgttgtaatTGGTTTAACAAAgttgaaaaaatgcaaaaaacaaaacaaaacaaaagcaaggcTTAGATCCAAACCATTTTAAATTGGTCTAGTTTGGTTCAATTCCCCCcgtaatttttattaaaatcaaaCTGAATCAAAccattatattataatttgttAAAACCTGATTTTGGAGTGAAACCGATCCAATTCAAACCATACTCACCCCTATTTTCTTGTATCATTACcacctcttcctctctttatccatctctctcttttttctccaaAACATAAATCAATTTCGGAGGGCCGCCTAGGACTTGGCCTAGGATTCAAGTATTGCTCACAACTTATAAGTCATTGAACTTAATTGGGTGGGACAATATTTGCTTAACATTGTATGCATCGAGATGTTCTTATAAATAATTGCCAGCTGAGAATGAAAACATTTTCGTTGgtgatctttctttttcccaatttgttttaatttgacCATTGCAAAAGCTTTTCCCCACTTTGTGCCAGCAGTGAACTTAAATAACAATACTTTAAGTATCAGTCCCTAAAAATATGTTCTAGCCTATCATTACTATCAAATATGTACACCACACAACCAAGATATCACAAACTCATGGCTTCTggactttttttgtttttcagcaAAGGATAATTTCTCCTCATCTATATACAAGGGAGCCCGAAACAAAACTAGATTGAAGCTGCCATAGGGATAATGTCTCAACTTAACCGCTAGCACAGCTACAAGCCCCAACCACCATGGCTCTTGATTGAAGCTTTAAGACATGTTGCAAACACTCACCTCCCCCATCCACCCCACCCTTTCCCTGCAAGTAACACAAAAATTATCAGTAAGCAGTTGTCAGAATACTAATATAGATTCATTATCAAGAAACAGAATTACGGGTTCTGCAACTAATATGCACAACAAACAAACTCATTATCACTACAAATAATAAGGGTCAAACTATTAGCACTTCTAATTTAGCTCCTCCAAAATGTTTATCGTATAACCCTTCACTCATACCTCCTGCAGAAAGTTAAAATTTGGAGTGCCAATGGCACAGTGCAATATAATACTATTGTCACCCCCAAAATGCTCACATCACATAAACGTTTCCCCAACTTGTTAGAAACATTTatcaataataaaaacaaacaaatcattTTACTCATATTGTTAAAGTGTCTTCACACTAAAATTTAATTCTCTTtcttccccccccccccc
The window above is part of the Prunus dulcis chromosome 1, ALMONDv2, whole genome shotgun sequence genome. Proteins encoded here:
- the LOC117634310 gene encoding survival of motor neuron-related-splicing factor 30, which translates into the protein MEGEGGEELSIEELASNLSTYKDQLHQVKELLADDPVNSEYADMERELNEVIALTEELLATAKQNQSSGIDFGTSDSASPSLPQTQRNENDSGSISDYHDKFPPGTKVQAVWSEDGEWYDATIESLTPNGYFVTYEGWGNREEVDPANVRPIQEGAVNALLEAERVAEATKQAIKRKIAQAASIDFQSRSLPAKLRIEPDDPEDVKATKRKKIHSFKSKMRMEQLEVTQNKRQNAWQQFQTTKGKTKKIGFFSGRKRESIFKSPDDPFGKVGVTGSGKGLTDFQKREKHLHLKGGTAENDDEAP